One part of the Rutidosis leptorrhynchoides isolate AG116_Rl617_1_P2 chromosome 1, CSIRO_AGI_Rlap_v1, whole genome shotgun sequence genome encodes these proteins:
- the LOC139854496 gene encoding uncharacterized protein has translation MNRIIVCPDSNLNSPKNPPEEGEIIVGEEDLNYATPTKSFGNGNNSKGIHYSLEKVTSAVKTQKEIVDGIKNSIFTSNGKDKKDNRYWIATVLRYIPSNQIVLIVNVYAPHNVLCKILVWDQLYTIASRWPGPICFLGDFNSVCCPEERFRETIDWSCINGFNEFISKASLFDQHLNNEEFTWEGPLDLAAFKKSKKKISIQAESKRRLHSRFQWLRLGDKNTRFFHLVSKIRQQSSYISGMQIQDVWEDRPEVVKEHTVVYFEKMFCRSVSCLLADTVFDWASLNLAKVSAHQNILLEAQFTPAEIERVVKYFDGNKTLGPDGFTMRFFQKSWFWLEDIIMDMFSQFYDNPSFPKGFNSPFIVLIPKSNSARCIEHLRPITLLNAPYKIIAKTLANRLKLAIPSIISESQNGFVPSRLLMDGVIVVNEVVHMAKKKKKPILLLKIDFSKAYDCVSHEFLLQVLLNMGFVSKFILWIKTCISHINFSVLLNGSPSREGVMHQGLSQGDPLSSFLFIIVAKILSKLLSNDLDNGLLKGCQFNQDLCINHSQFADDTIIFAQPSIIELNRIKSILHLFFQASGLEMNLVKTTLYGRCLSFGGRLVLVKEVISNLPLHYMSIYKAPVGIIKRLERYQRNFLWGGDCLKKKTSLVKWDSFRLPCSPLFSQTGWDLMLPQPLLLYDHLKALEIHTLLASFKVYENEVDMVVWPRGLHGEYTVAEAIRIIMVSSNNVIPNWPVVVWNNKVPSKIALFHWLTLKKGIPVRDVLVRRYILLDTQSTVCVWCLVDVESIEHLLMHCSWSYKIWSDLFQWWNLCWVLPVTVNEFSFDWYYGMGINDKRFWRMIGPATLWAIWVARNDYIFNANEAGHLHVNCLLSAVGDHRCGCAQPPRTYQLIIKLAIGLWQVEYG, from the exons GTATTGGATCGCCACTGTCTTAAGGTATATTCCTTCTAATCAGATTGTTCTAATTGTTAATGTTTACGCACCTCATAATGTATTGTGTAAAATATTAGTGTGGGATCAATTGTATACTATAGCTAGTAGATGGCCGGGACCTATTTGTTTTCTAGGTGATTTCAATTCAGTGTGTTGCCCTGAAGAACGATTTCGAGAAACTATAGATTGGAGTTGCATTAACGGTTTTAATGAGTTTATTTCAAAAGCTTCTCTGTTTGATCAACATCTAAATAATGAAGAGTTTACATGGGAAGGTCCTTTAG ATTTAGCAGCGTTCAAAAAATCCAAAAAGAAGATTTCAATTCAAGCCGAATCTAAACGAAGGCTCCATTCTAGGTTTCAATGGTTAAGACTTGGTGATAAAAATACAAGATTTTTCCATCTCGTTTCAAAAATAAGGCAACAATCTTCTTATATATCGGGAATGCAGATTCAAGACGTTTGGGAAGATAGGCCTGAAGTTGTTAAAGAACACACTGTCGTTtattttgaaaaaatgttttgcaggTCAGTTTCATGTTTACTTGCAGACACCGTATTTGATTGGGCCTCTCTTAATCTTGCAAAGGTTTCGGCTCACCAGAACATTCTGCTGGAAGCCCAATTTACACCTGCTGAAATTGAAAGGGTGGTTAAATACTTTGATGGTAATAAAACTCTGGGTCCGGATGGGTTTACTATGCGGTTTTTTCAAAAAAGTTGGTTTTGGTTAGAAGATATTATTATGGATATGTTCTCTCAATTCTATGATAATCCTTCCTTCCCAAAAGGTTTCAATTCTCCGTTCATCGTTTTGATTCCCAAATCTAACTCAGCTAGATGTATTGAGCATTTAAGACCCATTACCCTATTAAACGCTCCTTACAAGATTATAGCGAAAACCTTAGCTAACCGTCTAAAGTTAGCTATTCCTTCTATCATTAGTGAAAGCCAAAACGGGTTCGTCCCGTCAAGATTGTTAATGGATGGTGTTATAGTTGTTAATGAGGTGGTACACATGGCTAAGAAAAAGAAAAAACCGATCCTTCTTTTAAAAATCGACTTTTCTAAAGCCTACGATTGTGTTTCTCATGAATTCTTGCTACAGGTTCTTTTAAATATGGGTTTCGTTTCAAAATTTATTTTATGGATCAAAACTTGTATTTCCCATATCAATTTCTCGGTCCTATTGAATGGCTCTCCATCTAGGGAGGGTGTTATGCATCAGGGTTTGAGTCAAGGGGATCCGTTATCCTCGTTTTTGTTCATTATTGTTGCGAAAATTTTGAGTAAATTACTTTCGAACGATCTAGACAATGGTTTACTAAAAGGGTgccaatttaatcaagatttgtgtaTCAATCACTCTCAATTTGCGGACGATACAATTATTTTTGCACAACCTTCAATTATTGAGTTGAATAGAATCAAAAGCATTTTGCATTTGTTCTTCCAAGCTTCGGGGTTGGAAATGAATTTGGTTAAAACAACTCTTTATG GTCGGTGCCTCTCTTTTGGTGGTCGGTTAGTTTTGGTGAAAGAGGTTATTTCTAATCTCCCTCTTCATTATATGTCTATTTACAAAGCTCCGGTTGGCATCATTAAACGGTTAGAAAGGTATCAGAGGAACTTCCTGTGGGGTGGCGATTGTCTAAAAAAGAAAACAAGTCTCGTTAAATGGGATTCG TTTCGGTTACCTTGTTCACCTCTTTTTTCTCAAACGGGTTGGGATCTTATGCTTCCTCAGCCTCTTCTTCTTTATGATCATTTAAAAGCTTTAGAAATTCATACGCTTCTTGCAAGTTTTAAGGTGTATGAAAATGAAGTTGATATGGTAGTTTGGCCAAGAGGTTTACATGGGGAATACACTGTTGCAGAAGCAATTCGGATCATTATGGTTTCATCTAATAACGTTATTCCCAATTGGCCTGTTGTTGTGTGGAATAACAAAGTTCCATCAAAAATCGCTTTATTTCATTGGCTAACTCTCAAGAAAGGCATTCCGGTTAGAGACGTTTTGGTTCGAAGATATATCCTTCTGGATACTCAATCAACGGTATGTGTTTGGTGTCTTGTTGATGTCGAGTCTATTGAACACTTGTTAATGCATTGTTCTTGGTCCTATAAAATTTGGTCCGATTTGTTTCAATGGTGGAATCTTTGTTGGGTTTTGCCGGTCACGGTTAATGAGTTTTCGTTCGATTGGTATTATGGAATGGGTATCAATGACAAGAGATTTTGGAGAATGATCGGTCCCGCTACTTTGTGGGCTATTTGGGTTGCTAGAAACGATTACATCTTCAATG CAAACGAAGCAGGGCATCTACACGTTAACTGTCTTCTTAGTGCAGTGGGTGACCACCGATGTGGATGTGCACAACCACCGCGTACTTATCAGTTGATCATCAAGCTTGCTATTGGTTTGTGGCAGGTTGAATATGGTTAA